The following DNA comes from Ornithobacterium rhinotracheale DSM 15997.
TTGAGAATCTGAGATAATCAATGGCTTTAATTGAGGGTGACCAATGGGTCTCGAACCCACGACCTCCGGAACCACAATCCGGCGCTCTAACCAACTGAGCTATGGTCACCGTGTTTGCTTTTGCGAGTGCAAATATAGTGATTTTTTTTAAACTGAAAAATAAAAATAAAAAAATCTATAAAAAAAGTGCTTTCGGTAAGAAAGCACTTTTAGATTTTCATGAGCGACAAGCTTATTCAGCAGCAGCTTCGTTTGATTCTTCTGCAGAAGTTTCAGGAGAGTTTTCTTCTTCCTCATCTTCATCGTCGTCATCAGCATCAGAGCCTGCAACGGCAGTACGAGAAGTTTTAATCAAACATACAACATCGCTATCTGGGTGCATCAAAGTGTACTCGTCTACGCGGATGTCTTTTACATACTTTTTGTGACCAATTCTCATTTTAGTGATGTCTACCACTACTTCGTCTGGCAAGTTAGCAGGCAATGCTCTAACTTTAAGTCTTCTCAAGTTGAAACGAAGAACCCCACCAGCCATAACACCTCTTGCTCTACCTTCTAGGCGAACTGGGATGCTCATAGTTACAGGTTTGTCATCAGTAATTTGGTAGAAGTCTGCGTGTAAGATAGCATCAGTCACTGGGTGGAACTGGATATCTTGCAATACACAGTTGATAGTTTCTCCTCCGTCTAGCTCAAGTACAACAATGTGTGCCTCCGGAGTGTAAACTAAGTCTTTGAAACTTTTTACATCAGCAGAAAAGTGGATTGGTTCTGCTTCACCGTAAACAACACAAGGAACTTGTTCAGCATTACGAAGTGCACGCGTACTAGCTTTGCCTACGCTTTCTCTTTTTTTCCCTTGAATCGTCAATGATTTCATTTAATTAAATATTTAGTGTTAAAAATTAAAATTTCGTGATTTTTTCTTGTGTTATATTACAAACTTTCTGCTGATAGACTGTCTGTTGTGAACTAAATGCATTACATCTGCAAATAACGAGGCGCAAGATACAACTTTTATTTTAGAAACATCGTGTCTTTTTAAAGGAATTGTGTCTGTAACTACAACTTCTTCTAAAACAGAGTCCTGAATACGCTCATAAGCTTTGCCGCTCAATACTGCGTGAGTAGCCATGGCACGAACGCTTCTCGCTCCTTTTTCAATCATAAGGGCAGCCGCTTTGGTAATGGTGCCAGCGGTGTCGATCATGTCGTCTACGATGATTACATCTTTATCCTTCACATCACCAATTAGCATCATATTTTCTACCACATTGGCCTTCTTTCTCTCTTTGTAGCAAATTACGATATCGCTCTTTAAGTAGCTAGCATAGGCATTAGCTCTTTTGGCTCCACCCATGTCTGGAGAAGCGATAGTGAGATTTTCTAAATTTAGATTTCTCACGTAATCTACTAATATGGTAGAGGCGTAGATATGATCCACAGGAATTTCAAAGAATCCTTGGATTTGGTCTGCGTGCAAGTCCATCGTCATTACACGAGTGGCGCCTGCTGCGCTCAAAAGATTTGCCACTAATTTAGCCCCTATCGGAACTCTTGGTTTATCTTTGCGGTCTTGTCTAGCATAGCCAAAATACGGAATCACCACGGTGATGCTTTTAGCAGATGCGCGTTTGGCAGCATCGCACATAAGGAGGATTTCCATTAAGTTGCTGTCTGGCATAAAGGTTGAGCCGATGAT
Coding sequences within:
- a CDS encoding 50S ribosomal protein L25/general stress protein Ctc, which codes for MKSLTIQGKKRESVGKASTRALRNAEQVPCVVYGEAEPIHFSADVKSFKDLVYTPEAHIVVLELDGGETINCVLQDIQFHPVTDAILHADFYQITDDKPVTMSIPVRLEGRARGVMAGGVLRFNLRRLKVRALPANLPDEVVVDITKMRIGHKKYVKDIRVDEYTLMHPDSDVVCLIKTSRTAVAGSDADDDDEDEEEENSPETSAEESNEAAAE
- a CDS encoding ribose-phosphate pyrophosphokinase; translation: MDQPALLFSTRQSRVLAEKIAQHYGQELGNVKFLEFSDGEYQPCFEQSIRGARVFIIGSTFMPDSNLMEILLMCDAAKRASAKSITVVIPYFGYARQDRKDKPRVPIGAKLVANLLSAAGATRVMTMDLHADQIQGFFEIPVDHIYASTILVDYVRNLNLENLTIASPDMGGAKRANAYASYLKSDIVICYKERKKANVVENMMLIGDVKDKDVIIVDDMIDTAGTITKAAALMIEKGARSVRAMATHAVLSGKAYERIQDSVLEEVVVTDTIPLKRHDVSKIKVVSCASLFADVMHLVHNRQSISRKFVI